A genomic segment from Flavobacteriales bacterium encodes:
- a CDS encoding ZIP family metal transporter: MELFETAKFWFLEQNPMLQAFMATCFTWFLTAAGASLVFFFKSMKRQLFDGMLGFTGGVMIAASYWSLLAPAIEITPESNPGVPIWFPAAAGFLAGALFLFALDKVMPHLHINFPVTEKEGVETKLDRTLLLVLAITLHNIPEGLAVGVAFGAVAHGIEGASIGAAIALAIGIGIQNFPEGLAVSMPLRRQGVSRFKSFWYGQLSAVVEPIAGVIGAAAVIYAFPILPYALAFAAGAMIYVVIEEVIPETQLDKYADTSTLGFIGGFIVMMVLDVALG, translated from the coding sequence ATGGAACTATTCGAAACCGCAAAATTCTGGTTCTTAGAACAAAACCCGATGCTGCAGGCCTTCATGGCCACTTGCTTCACTTGGTTTCTCACGGCCGCAGGGGCATCGTTGGTTTTCTTCTTCAAAAGCATGAAACGCCAATTGTTTGATGGGATGCTTGGCTTTACTGGTGGTGTGATGATTGCTGCCAGTTATTGGTCGCTGCTCGCTCCTGCCATCGAGATCACACCAGAAAGCAATCCAGGTGTTCCGATCTGGTTTCCTGCAGCAGCAGGATTTCTTGCAGGTGCGCTTTTTCTTTTCGCGTTGGATAAAGTTATGCCTCACTTGCACATCAATTTTCCTGTTACCGAAAAAGAAGGGGTAGAAACCAAATTGGACCGAACGCTTTTATTGGTTTTGGCAATCACGTTACACAATATTCCCGAAGGATTAGCGGTGGGAGTTGCCTTTGGAGCAGTAGCTCATGGAATTGAAGGAGCATCCATCGGAGCTGCAATCGCTTTAGCCATTGGTATCGGCATTCAGAATTTCCCTGAAGGATTGGCGGTTTCAATGCCGCTCCGAAGGCAGGGCGTCTCGCGTTTTAAGAGCTTTTGGTACGGTCAGCTTTCTGCGGTGGTGGAACCAATTGCTGGTGTGATCGGTGCAGCAGCCGTTATCTATGCCTTCCCTATTCTACCCTATGCATTGGCCTTTGCAGCTGGGGCGATGATCTATGTGGTGATTGAAGAAGTAATCCCAGAAACGCAGCTCGACAAATATGCCGATACCTCCACCCTCGGTTTCATTGGTGGTTTTATTGTGATGATGGTGCTGGACGTGGCGTTGGGTTGA
- a CDS encoding metal-dependent transcriptional regulator: MSQSFTEENYLKAIYKLSRKSEKGVSTNALAERMETKASSVTDMIKKLATKKLVDYQKYQGVTLTKKGQKIAVDIIRKHRLWEVFLVEHLGFGWDEVHEVAEELEHINSDTLIERLDVFLGRPKYDPHGGPIPDSEGNFPAPARVKLDELEVGKRTKVMGITEHSEAFLAHLKKLGLELGAEFTLKERHDFDRSIEIQLGGKTIQLSQDVAKNIFVAY, from the coding sequence ATGTCACAATCATTTACAGAGGAGAATTACCTCAAGGCCATTTATAAGCTATCGCGGAAATCTGAGAAGGGCGTGAGTACGAACGCCCTTGCCGAACGGATGGAAACGAAAGCTTCGTCTGTTACCGATATGATCAAGAAGTTGGCTACAAAGAAGTTGGTCGACTATCAGAAATACCAAGGTGTTACGCTGACAAAAAAGGGTCAGAAGATTGCGGTTGACATCATCCGAAAACACCGTTTATGGGAAGTGTTCCTTGTAGAGCATCTGGGTTTCGGTTGGGATGAGGTGCATGAAGTAGCCGAGGAATTGGAGCACATCAATTCGGATACGTTGATTGAACGATTGGACGTGTTTTTAGGTCGTCCGAAGTACGATCCGCATGGCGGACCAATTCCTGATAGCGAAGGGAATTTTCCTGCACCAGCCCGTGTAAAATTGGATGAATTGGAAGTTGGAAAACGAACGAAGGTGATGGGAATTACAGAACATTCTGAAGCATTCTTAGCGCATCTGAAAAAACTCGGATTGGAACTGGGAGCCGAATTCACCCTGAAGGAACGCCACGACTTTGACCGCTCCATCGAAATTCAACTCGGAGGAAAGACTATTCAACTGAGCCAAGACGTAGCTAAAAACATATTTGTAGCCTATTAA
- a CDS encoding TonB-dependent receptor, producing MNLRITIFFLLLIWSVGVFAQSGSIIGIVSDGAACIPFANVVLKGTTLGTSAKENGEFELKNVPFGNYQLQISSVGFMPFTQKIELNSTRIDLGILPMIPSVLGLDEVVVTGTMKETFVSASPIKIDVITHSFLEQTTTPTNLVQAVRLVNGVKEVVGCGVCFTNSISINGLPGPYTAVLIDGTPLYGNLASVYGLNSIPASIIDRMEVIKGPNSTLYGSEAMAGVINIITKRPKDQPLVAVHIKGTSQGEVFGDVAFSHGLGKLLYSTTGVSLAYTNTFVDNNQDGFSDLISMDRISVFSKLQLERKEHRRATLMLKYYYEDRRNGVEKFLKDRAYRQIRGNDSIYGESIYTHRVEALGTYDLPTKEKFWINYSFSFHDQNSAYGNHRYLATQYIGFLNLIWSRKIGRHDLLAGLTGRYQWYDDNTVATADSSSSFAKGQAIPGIFMQNDWEAIKEKLTILAGFRFDYYQANGPIVSPRLSLKYRPGKWTTIRGNFGTGFKVVNLFTEDHAFITGQRKVVIEDELKPEKSYNAALNFNHVFTLGNSQGSIDVDGFYTYFVNKIIPNYDVPGQIIYGNTDGHASTWGISASVNHQFMFPLRSNIGFTYQRATSTDRNELGQFETRPILFASEWSGVFSFVYTLRKWKLDFAYSANITGPMQLPEVYDLDEAGEQLPNPRPIRSKPFYLDNLQITKDIPKINLKVYFGIENLVGYRQPFSPLTGSNDPNYAVGFSPKFDTSYAYAPIHGREVYFGVRWFVGG from the coding sequence ATGAATCTTAGGATTACCATATTTTTCCTATTGTTGATCTGGAGCGTTGGAGTCTTTGCTCAAAGCGGTTCTATCATTGGCATTGTAAGTGACGGAGCCGCCTGCATCCCATTTGCGAATGTGGTCTTGAAGGGAACAACACTTGGGACATCTGCCAAAGAAAATGGCGAATTTGAACTCAAAAACGTCCCATTTGGGAATTATCAACTGCAGATTTCTTCGGTTGGATTTATGCCATTCACTCAAAAGATTGAATTGAATTCAACTCGGATAGATCTTGGAATATTGCCAATGATTCCGTCTGTTTTGGGGCTAGATGAAGTGGTTGTAACGGGCACGATGAAAGAGACCTTTGTTTCCGCCTCTCCCATCAAAATTGATGTCATCACGCACAGCTTTTTGGAGCAAACAACCACTCCAACCAACTTGGTTCAGGCGGTTAGGTTGGTCAATGGCGTGAAGGAAGTGGTAGGCTGTGGCGTGTGTTTTACCAACAGCATCAGCATAAATGGCCTTCCTGGACCCTACACAGCTGTGCTGATTGATGGAACTCCGCTTTATGGAAATCTAGCTTCTGTTTACGGTCTGAATAGTATTCCAGCAAGTATCATCGATCGAATGGAAGTGATAAAAGGACCGAACTCAACACTATACGGTTCCGAGGCCATGGCCGGAGTAATCAACATCATTACAAAACGGCCTAAGGATCAGCCGCTTGTGGCCGTTCACATCAAAGGAACTTCTCAAGGAGAAGTGTTTGGTGATGTGGCTTTTAGTCATGGCTTAGGTAAGCTACTATATAGCACAACAGGTGTCAGTTTAGCTTACACGAACACTTTTGTAGATAATAATCAAGACGGTTTTAGCGATCTCATTTCTATGGATCGTATTTCGGTGTTTTCCAAACTTCAATTGGAACGGAAAGAGCACAGACGCGCCACGTTGATGTTGAAGTATTACTATGAAGATAGACGAAATGGTGTAGAGAAATTCTTAAAAGACAGAGCTTACAGGCAGATTCGTGGAAACGATAGTATTTACGGGGAAAGCATTTATACACATCGCGTAGAAGCACTTGGAACGTACGATCTTCCTACAAAGGAAAAGTTCTGGATCAACTACTCGTTTAGTTTCCATGATCAGAATTCGGCTTACGGCAACCATCGCTACCTCGCAACGCAATACATAGGGTTCTTGAACTTGATTTGGAGTAGGAAAATTGGTAGGCACGATTTGCTTGCGGGTCTCACGGGACGCTACCAATGGTACGATGACAACACGGTTGCCACAGCAGATTCGAGTTCCAGTTTCGCCAAGGGACAAGCCATTCCAGGGATTTTTATGCAAAATGATTGGGAAGCCATCAAGGAGAAACTGACCATTCTTGCAGGTTTCCGATTTGATTATTACCAAGCCAATGGGCCGATCGTATCGCCACGTTTGAGTTTGAAATACAGACCAGGGAAATGGACAACCATCCGTGGCAATTTCGGGACTGGTTTTAAGGTTGTAAACCTATTTACGGAAGATCATGCTTTCATTACAGGGCAACGAAAAGTAGTGATTGAAGACGAACTGAAGCCTGAGAAATCATATAACGCAGCCCTCAATTTCAACCATGTGTTCACCTTGGGCAATTCGCAGGGTTCCATTGATGTGGATGGATTTTACACCTACTTCGTCAATAAGATCATCCCTAACTATGATGTTCCCGGCCAGATCATTTACGGCAACACAGACGGACATGCAAGCACGTGGGGCATCAGTGCATCGGTCAATCACCAGTTCATGTTTCCGTTGCGAAGCAACATCGGCTTCACTTATCAGCGTGCTACTTCCACAGATAGAAACGAATTGGGTCAGTTTGAGACCCGCCCGATACTCTTCGCATCCGAATGGTCGGGCGTGTTCTCTTTTGTGTACACGCTTAGAAAGTGGAAACTCGATTTCGCGTATTCCGCAAATATCACTGGGCCAATGCAATTGCCCGAAGTTTATGACCTGGATGAAGCTGGCGAACAACTGCCGAATCCTCGTCCAATACGCTCAAAACCTTTCTATTTGGATAACCTTCAAATCACGAAAGACATTCCGAAGATCAATCTGAAAGTGTATTTCGGCATCGAAAACTTGGTCGGCTATAGGCAACCATTCTCACCATTAACAGGAAGCAATGATCCGAATTACGCGGTTGGTTTCAGTCCCAAGTTCGATACCAGTTATGCTTATGCTCCCATTCACGGCAGGGAAGTGTATTTCGGGGTGAGATGGTTTGTTGGAGGGTGA
- a CDS encoding leucyl aminopeptidase, whose protein sequence is MSKPIELKKVTGPIGPVIYLISTKANVAQVPELGVLQAKVEGRINDDELVFFAPAAEDGIVVAKVKKDAEISYRLQNARVLGAKLTTLLNREKSTFATIVNLGVPMDELLAVLEGLVLSNYQFLTYKTGDANKPRALSTINVVSDASQADLDELSNILTGVFAARDFVNEPVITLTSTEWSKRIVELGKKTGFSTTVFDKKKIEELKMGGLLGVNKGSVEPPTFNVLEWKPTNAKNTKPYVLVGKGVVYDTGGYNIKVAQMANMKCDMGGGAAVCGAMAAIAANKLPVHVIGLIPSTDNRIDGKALVADDVITMMSGATVEVLNTDAEGRLILADALHYAKQFDPELVIDLATLTGAAARITDYHGIAMCADKAPQKELLKECGENVYERLMEFPMWKEFHDVIKSEVADIKNIGGAAGGNITAATFLNHFTDYPWIHLDIAGPAFMESSKDYRLKGGTGSGVRLLYDFVKKSVA, encoded by the coding sequence ATGAGCAAACCAATTGAACTGAAAAAAGTAACGGGACCTATCGGTCCGGTGATATACCTAATTTCCACAAAAGCAAATGTTGCCCAAGTTCCGGAACTTGGCGTTTTGCAGGCCAAAGTAGAAGGGCGCATCAATGATGATGAATTAGTGTTTTTTGCTCCTGCAGCAGAAGACGGAATAGTAGTGGCGAAAGTGAAAAAGGATGCCGAGATCAGCTACAGATTGCAGAATGCACGAGTGCTGGGAGCAAAACTGACCACATTGCTTAATCGCGAGAAATCAACTTTTGCCACCATTGTGAATCTTGGCGTGCCAATGGATGAATTACTGGCTGTTTTGGAAGGTCTCGTGCTTTCCAATTATCAGTTCCTCACTTATAAGACGGGAGATGCGAATAAACCTCGCGCCTTGTCCACCATCAATGTGGTTTCGGATGCTTCGCAAGCAGATTTGGATGAACTGAGCAACATTTTGACAGGCGTTTTTGCTGCTCGCGATTTTGTGAACGAACCTGTTATTACCCTTACATCAACAGAATGGAGCAAGCGGATAGTTGAGTTGGGTAAAAAAACTGGCTTCAGTACCACGGTTTTTGATAAAAAGAAGATCGAGGAGCTGAAAATGGGCGGTCTTTTAGGAGTGAACAAAGGTTCAGTGGAGCCACCAACCTTCAATGTTTTGGAGTGGAAGCCGACAAACGCCAAGAATACTAAACCATATGTTTTGGTTGGAAAAGGAGTGGTTTACGATACTGGTGGCTACAATATTAAAGTAGCACAAATGGCAAATATGAAGTGCGATATGGGTGGTGGAGCCGCTGTTTGCGGTGCAATGGCTGCCATTGCTGCAAACAAATTACCTGTTCACGTTATCGGTCTTATTCCATCAACAGATAACAGAATTGACGGAAAAGCGCTGGTTGCAGATGATGTCATCACCATGATGAGCGGAGCAACCGTGGAGGTTTTGAACACGGATGCTGAAGGTCGATTGATCTTGGCTGATGCGCTTCATTATGCAAAGCAATTCGACCCTGAATTAGTGATCGATCTGGCAACATTGACTGGTGCTGCTGCACGTATCACAGATTACCATGGAATTGCCATGTGTGCTGACAAAGCTCCGCAGAAGGAGTTGTTGAAGGAATGTGGTGAGAACGTGTATGAGCGATTGATGGAATTTCCGATGTGGAAGGAATTTCATGATGTGATCAAATCGGAAGTGGCAGATATCAAGAATATTGGCGGTGCGGCAGGTGGAAACATCACAGCAGCCACGTTCCTCAATCATTTCACCGATTATCCTTGGATCCATTTGGATATTGCTGGGCCAGCTTTCATGGAAAGCTCCAAAGACTATCGCTTGAAAGGCGGAACAGGTTCAGGAGTTAGATTGCTTTACGATTTTGTGAAAAAATCTGTTGCCTGA
- a CDS encoding peptide deformylase, with protein sequence MIKAFGNNIYKTKSQVIGNATGTSELAAQLREVQKRVKHPLVSAKHLGLDLQAFIVDLNFLSQDAVDFRQLIINPELILTKAPLTAQLEDDLSIPRLAVSIDRPKEIEISFFDENLTPRTAVFSDLAARWILHGMDQLNGISILDKLNKHRQRSVQTHLKRIADRKIETNYELEYDS encoded by the coding sequence TTGATAAAAGCATTCGGAAACAACATCTATAAAACGAAGTCGCAGGTAATTGGAAATGCCACTGGCACTTCGGAATTGGCTGCGCAACTTCGCGAAGTACAGAAACGTGTCAAGCATCCGTTGGTCTCTGCCAAGCATCTCGGATTGGATCTTCAGGCCTTTATTGTCGACCTGAATTTTCTTTCTCAAGATGCAGTCGATTTCCGTCAGCTTATCATCAATCCAGAGTTGATCTTAACCAAAGCTCCGCTTACGGCTCAGTTGGAAGATGATCTATCTATACCACGCTTGGCCGTTTCCATCGATAGGCCAAAGGAGATTGAGATCAGTTTTTTTGATGAGAATTTAACGCCCCGAACGGCTGTGTTTTCCGATCTTGCAGCCCGTTGGATCTTGCATGGAATGGATCAGTTGAATGGAATTTCCATCTTAGATAAATTGAATAAGCATAGGCAACGGTCGGTTCAAACGCATTTGAAGCGAATTGCAGACCGAAAAATTGAAACGAATTACGAATTAGAATACGATAGCTGA
- a CDS encoding 2,3-bisphosphoglycerate-dependent phosphoglycerate mutase codes for MTQPYAKLVIVRHGQSEWNAQNRFTGWVNVDLAPKGIAEAKEAGEKLKGYKFDIGFTSALMRAQKTLQNILQVTGQTDLEVVENEALNERMYGDLQGMNKDEARAEFGEEQVHIWRRSFDTPPPGGESLKGTADRVLPYFKAVIEPELKAGKTIIIAAHGNSLRALIMYLEKMTPDEILKTEVPTGKPKLYEFDADLNVLRTDYI; via the coding sequence ATGACACAACCGTACGCAAAATTGGTCATCGTCCGTCACGGACAATCGGAATGGAATGCTCAGAACCGTTTCACTGGCTGGGTAAATGTTGATCTTGCTCCAAAAGGCATCGCGGAAGCGAAAGAAGCAGGCGAGAAATTGAAGGGTTACAAATTCGATATTGGCTTTACTTCCGCACTGATGCGTGCTCAAAAAACGCTGCAGAACATTCTTCAGGTCACTGGTCAAACCGATTTGGAAGTGGTGGAGAACGAAGCGCTGAACGAACGCATGTATGGCGACCTGCAAGGAATGAATAAGGACGAGGCGCGTGCTGAGTTTGGTGAAGAGCAGGTTCATATTTGGCGAAGAAGTTTCGATACGCCACCTCCCGGAGGAGAGAGCTTGAAAGGAACAGCCGACCGTGTGTTGCCATACTTCAAAGCAGTAATTGAACCTGAATTGAAAGCAGGCAAGACCATCATTATTGCAGCCCACGGAAACAGTCTTCGCGCTCTGATCATGTACTTGGAAAAGATGACTCCGGACGAGATTCTGAAAACAGAGGTTCCAACAGGCAAGCCGAAACTGTATGAGTTCGATGCTGACCTGAATGTGCTTCGCACAGATTATATCTAA
- a CDS encoding hydrolase, with the protein MMMGKSLVIAVDFDGTVVEHKYPAIGKEMPFAFATLKELQKRGHRLIMWTYRHGKTLDEAVEYCRQNGVEFYAINKSFPEEKFDPNEASRKLDCDMFIDDRNVGGFLGWGEIFNLIHPEASGQQMQRQPEVKKGLFGKLFRG; encoded by the coding sequence ATGATGATGGGCAAATCGCTCGTGATAGCGGTTGATTTTGATGGTACAGTAGTGGAGCACAAATACCCAGCAATTGGCAAGGAAATGCCATTCGCTTTTGCTACGCTCAAAGAGTTACAAAAACGTGGTCATCGCTTGATCATGTGGACGTATCGCCATGGGAAAACCTTGGATGAAGCTGTGGAATACTGTCGGCAGAATGGTGTCGAATTTTACGCCATCAACAAGAGTTTTCCAGAGGAGAAATTCGACCCGAATGAAGCTAGCCGTAAGTTAGATTGCGACATGTTCATTGATGATCGGAATGTTGGTGGTTTTTTAGGTTGGGGCGAGATTTTCAACCTGATACATCCGGAAGCTTCAGGACAGCAAATGCAACGACAACCAGAGGTCAAGAAAGGATTGTTCGGTAAATTATTCAGAGGATAA